One Saccharomycodes ludwigii strain NBRC 1722 chromosome VI, whole genome shotgun sequence DNA segment encodes these proteins:
- the DNM1 gene encoding dynamin-related GTPase DNM1 (similar to Saccharomyces cerevisiae YLL001W | DNM1 | DyNaMin-related) produces MASLEDLIPIVNKLQDVMYDAGIDTLDLPILAVVGSQSSGKSSILETLVGKDFLPRGTGIVTRRPLVLQLNNISEDSPLIYEYDEQVSSNNDDNDDDNDSNDQNEEREITLEEHLRKNISTYKPEVKNEWGEFLHIPGKRFYKFDDIRKEIERETSRIAGKNKGISRIPINLKVFSPHVLNLTLVDLPGITKVPIGEQPPDIERQIKNLILEYIAKPNCIVLAVSPANVDLVNSESLKLARDVDPLGKRTIGIVTKLDLMDPGTNALDILSGKVYPLKLGFVGVVNRSQQDIQLNKSVGESLKSEQEFFDRHPVYRAISNRCGTRYLAKLLNQILINHIREKLPDIKARLNTLISQTEQELEMFGGVDIITRENRASLVLQLMNKFAKNFIASIEGTSSEISTKELCGGARIYYIYNNIFRKSLNSIDPTSSLSIREIRTAIRNSTGPRPSLFVPELAFDLLVKPQITLLLDPSQVCVELVYEELTKICHSCGSPELTRYPKLQVRLVEVVSELLRERLGPTRSYVESLIDIHRAYINTNHPNFISATVAMSQIVEDRKKQRQAAERKIKDEDRKRTQTESSKNPTGERSDSIDNNSNASDLDDASDPPQLPTADDQKPPKDSFLNYFFGKDQQKSQTNSNLSRTTLTGYEDYNRNSTFGMESLDLSLRKDDDDGEYQLTEREELECELIRRLIVSYFGIIREMIEDQIPKAIMCLLVNYSKEIVQNRLVTKLYKDEYFDELLMEDQTLAQERERYIALLKTYKEAANIISDI; encoded by the coding sequence ATGGCGAGTTTGGAAGATCTGATCCCTATAGTTAATAAATTACAAGATGTTATGTATGATGCTGGGATCGATACTTTAGATCTACCTATTTTAGCAGTTGTTGGTTCTCAATCTTCTGGTAAATCCTCCATTTTGGAAACTTTGGTGGGTAAAGACTTTTTACCAAGGGGAACAGGTATCGTTACTAGAAGACCTTTGGTCCTTCAACTAAATAACATTAGTGAAGATTCGCCACTTATTTATGAATACGATGAGCAAGTTTCATCTaacaatgatgataatgatgatgataatgattcAAATGACCAAAACGAAGAAAGGGAAATTACTTTAGAGGAGCATTTGAGAAAGAATATTTCTACTTACAAGCCTGAAGTAAAAAACGAATGGGGTGAGTTTTTGCATATTCCAGGGAAACGATTTTACAAGTTTGATGATATCAGAAAGGAAATTGAAAGAGAAACCTCCAGGATTGCTGGTAAAAATAAGGGTATTAGTAGAATTCCTATCAATCTAAAAGTTTTTTCGCCACATGTTTTGAACTTAACTTTGGTTGATCTACCAGGCATCACAAAGGTTCCCATTGGCGAACAACCTCCAGACATTGAAAGACAAATCAAGAACTTAATTCTGGAATATATAGCCAAACCAAATTGCATAGTCTTGGCAGTTTCGCCTGCCAATGTGGACTTGGTTAACTCCGAGTCGTTGAAATTGGCGAGAGACGTTGATCCTTTGGGGAAGAGAACAATTGGTATTGTTACAAAGTTAGATTTGATGGATCCTGGCACTAATGCATTGGATATTCTATCTGGTAAAGTTTATCCGTTAAAGCTGGGATTTGTTGGTGTTGTGAATCGTTCTCAACAGGATATTCAGCTAAATAAAAGTGTTGGAGAATCTTTAAAAAGTGAACaagaattttttgataGGCATCCTGTATATAGAGCTATTTCCAATAGATGTGGCACTCGTTATTTGGCAAAACTTTTAAACCAAATTTTGATAAACCACATTAGGGAAAAATTGCCAGACATCAAGGCCAGATTGAACACTTTGATTAGTCAAACTGAACAAGAATTGGAGATGTTTGGTGGtgttgatattattacGAGGGAAAATCGAGCTAGTTTAGTTTTACAATTGATGAACAAATTTGCCAAAAACTTTATTGCATCCATTGAGGGTACATCTTCTGAAATCAGCACCAAAGAATTGTGTGGTGGTGCAAGAATCTATTACATttataacaatatttttagaaaatcaTTAAACTCCATTGATCCTACTTCGAGTTTATCCATCAGAGAGATCAGAACAGCTATTAGAAATTCTACCGGTCCCAGACCCTCTTTGTTTGTTCCGGAATTAGCATTTGATTTACTGGTCAAGCCTCAAATCACGCTGTTATTAGACCCATCACAAGTTTGTGTTGAACTAGTTTATGAAGAATTGACGAAGATTTGCCACAGCTGTGGTTCCCCAGAACTAACTAGATACCCCAAATTGCAGGTTCGTCTGGTGGAGGTTGTTAGTGAATTATTACGAGAGAGGTTAGGACCTACTCGTTCGTATGTAGAAAGTTTGATTGACATCCATCGTGCCTATATCAACACTAATCATCCAAATTTCATTAGTGCTACAGTTGCGATGTCTCAAATAGTTGAAGACcgaaaaaaacaaagacaGGCTGCTGAAAGGAAAATTAAAGATGAAGATAGAAAGAGAACACAAACAGAATCATCTAAAAACCCTACTGGTGAACGCAGTGACAGCATTGACAATAATTCCAATGCCAGTGATTTAGATGATGCGTCGGATCCTCCACAATTGCCCACTGCTGATGACCAAAAGCCACCAAAGGACTCGTTTTTGAACTACTTTTTTGGCAAAGACCAACAAAAATCGCAAACCAATTCTAACCTGTCCAGAACAACTTTAACTGGATACGAAGATTATAATAGAAATAGCACTTTTGGTATGGAAAGCTTGGATTTGAGCCTAAGAAaggatgatgatgacgGAGAATATCAGTTAACCGAGAGAGAGGAGTTGGAATGTGAATTGATTAGAAGATTGATTGTTTCCTATTTTGGCATTATTAGAGAAATGATTGAAGACCAAATTCCAAAGGCTATTATGTGTTTATTAGTTAATTATTCGAAGGAAATTGTTCAAAACAGATTAGTTACCAAATTGTATAAAGATGAGTATTTTGATGAACTGTTGATGGAAGATCAAACATTGGCtcaagaaagagaaagatatattgctttattaaaaacttaCAAGGAAGCtgctaatattattagtgataTTTGA
- the PRE3 gene encoding proteasome core particle subunit beta 1 (similar to Saccharomyces cerevisiae YJL001W | PRE3 | PRoteinase yscE): MNGISVDIQHLKKGEVSLGTSIMAVTFKDGVILGADSRTTTGAYIANRVTDKLTRVHDKIWCCRSGSAADTQAVADIVQYYLDLYTTQFGEPSTKTAASIFQTLCYENKDNLSAGIIVAGYDAKNKGEVYSIPLGGSIHKQPYAIAGSGSAFIYGYCDKNFKEDMTKEETVNFVKHSLSQAIKWDGSSGGVIRMVILTSNGVERLIFYPEEYENI; this comes from the coding sequence atgAATGGAATTAGTGTTGACATACAGCATTTGAAAAAAGGTGAAGTCAGCTTGGGTACTTCTATCATGGCTGTTACTTTTAAAGATGGTGTCATTTTAGGTGCAGATTCACGTACCACCACAGGTGCATACATTGCTAACCGTGTCACAGATAAACTAACCAGAGTTCATGATAAAATCTGGTGTTGTAGATCTGGTTCCGCTGCGGATACACAAGCAGTTGCTGATATTgttcaatattatttagaTTTATACACCACTCAATTTGGTGAGCCATCTACTAAGACGGCCGCTTCTATTTTCCAAACTTTGTgttatgaaaataaagataatttAAGTGCTGGAATAATTGTGGCTGGTTATGATGCGAAAAATAAGGGCGAAGTTTACAGTATACCTTTAGGCGGGTCTATTCATAAGCAACCATATGCTATTGCTGGTTCGGGGTCGGCTTTTATCTATGGTTATTgtgataaaaattttaaggAGGATATGACTAAAGAAGAGACTGTTAATTTCGTTAAACACTCTTTATCCCAAGCTATAAAATGGGATGGTTCTTCTGGCGGTGTTATTAGAATGGTTATATTAACAAGCAATGGTGTCGAACGTCTGATTTTTTACCCAGAAGAATACGAAAatatctaa
- the SFI1 gene encoding Sfi1p (similar to Saccharomyces cerevisiae YLL003W | SFI1 | Suppressor of Fermentation Induced loss of stress resistance) — MSQQQQQQQEEEEEEEEECTAQLLASNNIIPENNNNNHTNNILNYENDIENLQSDLVTDILSHSTDSLLIKDITQLFHKKNTSSNNITKRLPSDTEIPSTLQQIELSLKKIYNKIQVLLLRNHCSLDFLKIFQIYISILLDENILFYKDKYYHFIKEYVGYEINKEMNLLMNKFLLEPTNIYMKLANFMFNGKLRIKNKVFHRWLLKTDIIAQLIRLERIWYSNMKLKVLNIWIKKANYENTLNEEADDFRKFILSSKALDNWLDRTELYSKALSFSDSFFLNKHVFNRMSVKKQKIEIMNKNADSFRHIKLMERVFKQWKLNGNLLVKFNAIIQNKYRKFVFKLIKNKYFNDKKNLLISKNHNNGQILQNAFQNWKLRFEELRSNESQLTKISGSYIMEKYMGVWIKSYNVQLKISQVRYQYNIFLKKNYFLNVWLKKSNDCKKLENLIFEKSQEKCLKIMENWVLKVDDYARADTIYFAKLKEIFFKKWRLVSISNFFEATVLRPNLLNKMLQRWKDELILESQLALKENVLLDEYFATWHDKLAFYQDSYVKADKFLSKKLRWKYFSIFKKKYDLIQDNYEKSNFFIMLRSINVLKNSIRHIKEVNEQERLFIENRPISNSISRKYFKLWKQKENDIRDLKYMVLLNEYLETVQNFKKQEIFQLWISKMLKQVELRKNADVLANNFQKKRVFSIIKQQQLNSEEYKLLADESRRYFLLMNFFIAWKNTYANTLSLLGYLGILNEKKQLTLQRAYLNVWTVKYLKVASTNETADAFIKRWDRATLRATLMIWREKTKEKKIIRTPISDTGGQGKKEEGEENDLTYDTSLIPREYFETPTKPRSRTTSSIPMSERIKQTRMSAMKNRYKKASLRAIPSPIKSSSVLNSTIKNKFSPIKNRSPTRLQKSDTFLNINSVRLRPEDGEH; from the coding sequence ATGtcgcaacaacaacaacaacagcaagaagaagaagaagaagaagaagaagaatgtACAGCTCAACTCTTGGCCTCGAATAACATTATTccagaaaataataataataatcacaCCAATAATATTCTGAATTACGAAAATGATATTGAAAATCTGCAGAGCGATTTAGTAACGGATATATTGTCTCATTCTACCGActcattattaataaaagacaTTACACAACTTTTCCATAAGAAAAATACCTCCTCAAATAACATAACCAAGAGATTGCCCTCTGATACCGAAATACCATCAACACTGCAACAAATTGAGTtaagtttgaaaaaaatatacaacaAAATCCAAGTTCTTTTGCTAAGAAATCATTGTTCattagattttttaaagatattCCAGATTTACATTTCAATACTTTTAGATGAAAATATCCTGTTTTATAAAGACAAATACTATcattttataaaagaatATGTCGGAtatgaaataaataaggaAATGAATCTTTTAATGAATAAGTTTTTGCTTGAAccaacaaatatttatatgaaaCTGGCCAATTTTATGTTCAACGGGAAATTGcgtattaaaaataaagtttttcaTAGATGGCTTCTCAAAACGGATATTATTGCTCAGCTTATTAGGCTAGAACGTATATGGTACAGCAATATGAagttaaaagttttaaatatatggaTAAAGAAAGCCAATTATGAAAATACGTTAAACGAGGAAGCTGAtgattttagaaaatttataCTGAGTTCCAAAGCTTTGGATAACTGGTTAGATCGGACGGAACTCTATTCAAAGGCACTATCGTTTTCAGACTCATTTTTCTTGAATAAACATGTTTTCAATAGGATGAGTgtgaaaaaacaaaaaatagaaatcaTGAACAAAAATGCAGATAGTTTTCGTCATATTAAATTAATGGAAAGGGTTTTCAAACAATGGAAGTTAAATGGTAATCTTTTAGTCAAGTTTAATGCAATCATTCAAAACAAGTATAGaaagtttgtttttaaacttattaaaaataaatattttaatgataaaaagaatttattGATATCAAAAAATCACAATAATGGGCAAATATTGCAAAATGCCTTCCAGAATTGGAAACTGAGATTTGAGGAGTTAAGATCAAACGAATCACAGTTGACTAAAATATCTGGATCATACATAATGGAAAAATACATGGGGGTCTGGATAAAAAGTTATAATGTGCAACTTAAAATAAGTCAAGTTAGATACCAgtacaatatttttttaaaaaagaattattttttaaatgtatGGCTGAAAAAGAGTAACGACTGCAAGAAATTGGAGAATCtgatttttgaaaaatcccaagaaaaatgtttgaaaataatggaGAATTGGGTCCTGAAAGTTGATGATTATGCTCGAGCAGACACTATTTATTTTgccaaattaaaagaaatatttttcaaaaaatggCGTTTGGTGAGCatatctaatttttttgaggCAACCGTTCTAAGACCGAACCTGTTAAACAAAATGCTTCAAAGATGGAAAGATGAACTGATCTTGGAAAGTCAACTAGCTCTTAAAGAGAATGTCTTGTTGGATGAATACTTCGCCACATGGCATGACAAGTTGGCTTTTTATCAAGATAGCTATGTTAAAGctgataaatttttatccaaaaaattgcgttggaaatatttttcaattttcaaaaaaaaatacgaTTTAATACAAGATAATTATGAGAAgagtaattttttcattatgcTGAGATCTATCAACGTGTTAAAAAACAGCATAAGACATATAAAAGAAGTGAATGAACAAGAAAGActatttattgaaaataggCCGATCAGCAATTCAATTTCTAGGAAATACTTTAAATTATGGaaacaaaaggaaaatgaCATCAgagatttaaaatatatggTGCTTTTAAATGAATATTTGGAAACTGTGCagaattttaaaaaacaggaaattttccaattatGGATATCCAAGATGTTAAAACAGGTGGAATTGAGAAAAAATGCAGATGTTTTAGCCAACAACTttcagaaaaaaagagttttTAGTATCATTAAACAGCAGCAGTTAAACAGCGAGGAATATAAATTACTAGCAGATGAATCaagaagatattttttgttgatgaatttttttatagcaTGGAAAAATACATATGCCAACACATTATCTTTACTGGGTTATTTAGGTATTTTAAATgagaaaaaacaattgaCATTACAGAGAGCTTATTTGAATGTTTGGACCgtgaaatatttaaaagttgcTAGTACAAATGAAACCGCAGACgcatttattaaaaggtGGGATAGGGCCACATTACGGGCTACTTTAATGATATGgagagaaaaaacaaaagagaaaaagattattcGTACCCCAATTTCAGACACAGGTGGCCAGgggaaaaaagaggaaGGAGAAGAAAACGATCTCACCTATGACACTAGTTTAATTCCTCgtgaatattttgaaacaCCAACAAAACCACGAAGTAGGACTACGTCTAGTATACCTATGAGTGAACGTATAAAACAAACTAGAATGTCAGCCATGAAAAATAGGTATAAAAAAGCATCTTTAAGAGCTATTCCAAGTCCAATTAAAAGTTCTAGTGTTCTAAATTCgacaattaaaaacaagTTTTCACCAATCAAGAATAGGTCTCCTACAAGATTACAAAAGTCAGACACTTTTCTAAACATTAATTCAGTTCGTTTAAGACCTGAAGATGGGGAACATTAA
- the OST1 gene encoding dolichyl-diphosphooligosaccharide--protein glycotransferase subunit OST1 (similar to Saccharomyces cerevisiae YJL002C | OST1 | OligoSaccharylTransferase), with protein MHFVWLFIISIFCSISQSQELAQQKWENLKVIRAFDLSKGHTIERLQLLIKNVGNEPLSEFWVPIDGDVYNKTAFFTAILPDSSAFLESGLSGEHSETVTVDGVAYYYGLVFLPTPIESGETVHISIVHTYNSIAKPFPEYIDMGADQNLKLTTNLYPNSFYPTLEYTLVLAGSNDIKINKLPKEASDPSLISKDETKTTIGPFTSISPLKTSKIDIVYSRNAPILRFSNLKREVWVSQWSSTVQFEEHYDAINDAAKLKDGFVRATWMSKQLAVVPRSHLAAFDVELPADSSAHYYTDAVGMITTWKRFGDRLLLKPRFPLFGGWKSNFTLGWTNDLSQFLHTVDNEEGIYLLSIPILNGPVDSTYDQIDLSVFLPEGSEVLDVTAPVNNPKITIDNKKSYFDLKQGHVKVTVEMKNLNDGLSQGTIFVRYKYNKDSFYMKPLSIGMNVFIALIAFFIMKRIDFSIEK; from the coding sequence ATGCATTTTGTATGGTTATTCATAATTAGTATATTTTGTTCAATTTCACAATCACAGGAATTAGCACAACAAAAATGGGAAAATCTTAAAGTAATTAGAGCGTTTGATTTAAGTAAAGGCCATACCATTGAAAGATTACAATTGCTTATAAAGAATGTAGGAAATGAACCGTTATCTGAGTTTTGGGTTCCGATTGATGGCGATGTCTACAACAAAACCGCATTTTTCACAGCTATTTTACCTGATAGTTCGGCATTCTTGGAATCTGGTTTATCTGGTGAACATTCAGAAACAGTCACCGTTGATGGTGTTGCTTACTACTACGGGTTGGTATTTTTACCAACTCCTATTGAGAGTGGTGAAACTGTACATATATCAATTGTCCATACTTATAACAGTATTGCTAAACCTTTCCCTGAATATATCGATATGGGTGCAGACCAAAACCTTAAATTAACTACTAATTTGTACCCAAATTCCTTCTATCCTACTTTAGAATACACTTTAGTACTTGCTGGTAGTAACgatatcaaaataaacaaattgcCAAAAGAAGCAAGTGATCCTTCCTTGATTTCTAAAGATGAAACTAAAACCACTATTGGTCCTTTCACAAGCATTAGCCCTTTGAAAACATCCAAGATTGACATTGTATACTCCCGTAATGCTCCAATTTTAagattttcaaatttgaaaagagAAGTTTGGGTATCACAATGGAGCTCTACTGTTCAATTTGAAGAGCATTATGATGCTATCAACGATGCAGCTAAATTAAAGGATGGATTTGTCAGAGCCACTTGGATGAGTAAACAGTTAGCTGTTGTCCCTAGAAGCCACTTGGCTGCATTTGATGTTGAACTACCAGCTGATTCCTCTGCCCATTATTATACTGATGCTGTTGGTATGATAACCACTTGGAAAAGATTTGGTGATCGTTTACTATTAAAGCCTAGATTTCCATTATTTGGTGGTTGGAAATCAAATTTTACTCTAGGATGGACCAATGATTTGTCTCAATTTTTACATACAGTGGATAACGAAGAAGGTATCTATCTATTATCCATCCCGATCTTGAATGGTCCTGTTGATTCTACTTATGATCAGATTGATTTATCTGTGTTTTTACCTGAGGGATCTGAAGTTTTGGATGTTACTGCACCAGTTAATAATCCTAAAATCACCATCGACAACAAAAAGTCctattttgatttaaaacaaGGGCATGTTAAAGTCACTGTTGAAATGAAGAATTTAAATGACGGCTTATCACAAGGAACCATATTCGTTAGATATAAGTATAACAAAGATAGCTTTTACATGAAACCTCTATCTATTGGTATGAATGTCTTTATTGCGCTAATAGCATTTTTCATAATGAAACGCATCGATTTTagtattgaaaaataa
- the ORC3 gene encoding origin recognition complex subunit 3 (similar to Saccharomyces cerevisiae YLL004W | ORC3 | Origin Recognition Complex), translating to MDLKGFSEASKTHYIVVPPPLNNTDDINVVNHQSLNNSIPFVPLLNGKESIDALTKRWELYNALNCQFHSKIDNLLTQTNQIVYEKIYKILSSKNTTTSKGIFTSLFLLGSDSNLNIPSPADTENKINVIVSLTPKESPNVRMMIKRSMFELLAIASERIDPMTYNVSENLKEITLLGVEYDLSLLKNFKNILKKDLKLIYNFKEADSFSFQVMDDFLQILKTMTTYDGIEVGAIFHVSTNLTNIEKNLRQKSIRLIKKNMHCVDLSKNKNFELTNKIFETFLITVDGKLHLSSSLLSFTLDKMANCDSKNKLVDTLIKILDYSLMFYFFNTSFSIFVDIPNLVFFNENYVKELVKCKTFQKFIEKLVETHEPSENILDLLENKHNALEDFFAKLLISQNPRTEYLFKVKNILETELHITNYNLIEIYYNLLLQNNKGENKILDYLVHNWPECANFEEKLAFPNVEIICQELFMLDNKSDLLSENLFPKMRSNIEDDLLSCDRLIPSIKVLGLDTNDENLFSLSHVMDPPSTYFFSLYREASAFFNIYDFYVAFKTCLPKDVILKYIMSHINNYKDNEDYNDATYLQIDILKNFLEENNNDKELFFDKLALIWFIQCVTEFKYMGIIKDEANTRKSLSGILEKQIWRGI from the coding sequence ATGGATTTAAAAGGGTTTTCAGAAGCCTCTAAGACACATTACATTGTTGTCCCACCCCCACTAAATAACACTGATGATATAAATGTTGTTAATCATCAATCATTAAATAATTCGATCCCGTTTGTGCCTTTGTTAAATGGTAAAGAATCTATTGATGCCTTAACCAAAAGATGGGAATTATACAATGCTTTGAATTGTCAATTTCACAGTAAAATAGATAATTTGCTTACACAAACAAATCAGATTGTCTacgaaaaaatatacaaaatattGTCTTCCAAAAATACTACAACTTCAAAGGGAATTTTCACgtccctttttttattgggATCAGATAGCAATTTGAACATACCATCTCCCGCCGACacggaaaataaaatcaatgtAATTGTCAGTTTGACACCAAAAGAATCGCCAAATGTGAggatgatgataaaaagaTCCATGTTTGAGTTACTAGCAATCGCTAGTGAAAGAATAGATCCTATGACTTATAACGTCAGTGAAAACTTGAAGGAAATCACTTTATTGGGTGTAGAATATGATTTATCgcttttgaaaaatttcaaaaacattttgaaaaaggatctaaaattgatttataatttcaaaGAAGCAGACTCTTTTAGTTTCCAAGTTATGGACGATTTTTTgcaaattttgaaaacaatgACTACATATGATGGAATTGAGGTGGGGGCTATCTTCCACGTTAGCACCAACCTGActaatatagaaaaaaacttaaGACAAAAAAGTATTCgactaataaaaaagaatatgcATTGCGTTGACTTAAGTAAGAACAAGAATTTTGAACTaaccaataaaatttttgaaacttttttaataactgTGGATGGAAAATTACATTTATCGTCATCTCTACTGTCGTTCACTTTGGACAAAATGGCAAATTGTGATAGTAAGAATAAGTTAGTCGACACattaatcaaaatattagaTTATTCGTTAAtgttctatttttttaacaccTCATTTAGTATATTTGTTGATATTCCcaatttggttttttttaacgaAAATTATGTTAAAGAATTGGTCAAATGTAAAACTTTTCAAAAGTTTATTGAAAAGTTGGTAGAAACCCACGAACCCTCTGAGAACATTTTGGATTTGCTAGAGAACAAGCACAATGCATTAGAAGACTTTTTTGCAAAACTTTTAATCAGCCAAAATCCTAGAACAgaatatttgtttaaagttaaaaatatcctAGAAACTGAATTGCATATCACCAATTATAACCTGattgaaatttattataatttacttttgcaaaataataagggtgaaaataaaatacttgATTATTTAGTACACAATTGGCCAGAGTGTGCaaattttgaagaaaaGTTGGCCTTTCCTAACGTGGAAATTATTTGTCAAGAGTTGTTTATGCTGGACAATAAAAGTGATTTACTTTCGGAAAATTTATTCCCTAAAATGAGGAGCAACATAGAGGATGATCTTTTATCGTGTGATAGATTGATTCCATCAATAAAAGTCCTTGGTTTAGATACaaatgatgaaaatttattttcactttcACATGTCATGGATCCACCATCGACTTATTTTTTCAGCTTATATAGAGAGGCCAGTgcatttttcaatatctaTGATTTTTATGTTGCATTTAAAACGTGTCTGCCCAAGGatgttattttaaaatatattatgagtcacattaataattataaagataatgAGGACTATAATGATGCTACTTATCTTCAAATagatatattaaaaaattttcttgaggaaaataataacgataaagaattattttttgacaAATTGGCTTTAATTTGGTTTATTCAATGTGTAACTGAATTTAAATACATGggtataataaaagatgaAGCAAATACTAGAAAGTCTTTGTCCGgtattttagaaaaacaaatctGGAGAGGTATATGA